From Bacillus sp. SM2101, a single genomic window includes:
- the narJ gene encoding nitrate reductase molybdenum cofactor assembly chaperone, producing the protein MEDSKTIFKLASIFLHYPSKEWVGDEEIIKAIHSIGDNKVQQAYSDFVQYTANHCLTELCETYVNTFDFNDKTTLYLTYDVFGDNRERGQAFVKLRFEFAKEDFYIKNDELPDFFPLILEFASEASEESAMKMFNIHRKSIDRLQKELTSLASPYEHVLNGCILAIDSLIEQKQAG; encoded by the coding sequence ATGGAAGACAGTAAGACTATATTTAAACTTGCGTCAATTTTTTTACATTACCCTTCAAAAGAATGGGTGGGTGATGAAGAGATTATTAAAGCAATTCATAGCATCGGCGATAACAAAGTACAGCAAGCCTATAGTGATTTTGTTCAATATACTGCCAACCATTGTTTGACTGAGTTGTGTGAAACATATGTCAACACTTTTGATTTTAATGACAAAACAACACTGTATTTAACGTATGACGTGTTTGGTGATAACCGTGAAAGAGGTCAAGCATTCGTTAAACTTAGGTTTGAATTTGCGAAAGAGGACTTTTATATCAAAAATGATGAATTACCCGACTTTTTTCCTTTAATTTTAGAATTCGCATCGGAAGCTTCTGAAGAGAGTGCTATGAAAATGTTTAATATTCATCGGAAGTCGATAGATCGTTTACAAAAGGAATTAACAAGTCTAGCAAGTCCTTATGAACATGTATTAAACGGTTGTATACTAGCTATTGATTCATTAATAGAACAAAAACAGGCAGGGTAG
- the narH gene encoding nitrate reductase subunit beta, translating to MKVKAQFGMVMNLDKCIGCHTCSVTCNNTWTNRPGAEYMWWNNVETKPGIGYPKEWENQETHKGGWEVRNGKLELKAGGRASKLLNIFYNKDLTQIDDYYEPWTYDYETLINSPEREHQPVARPKSQLTGDYMDIQWGPNWEDDLAGVHITGENDPNIQGIEDKIKFEYEQSFMMYLPRICEHCLNPPCVSSCPSGSIYKRDEDGIVLVDQDSCRSWRFCMTGCPYKKVYFNWKTKKAEKCTFCFPRIESGLPTICSETCVGRLRYIGLVFYDAERVKEAASVSDEKKLYESQLDIFLDPHDPEVIRNAINEGIPEDWIEAAQRSPVYKLAIEQKIALPLHPEYRTLPMVWYVPPLSPMMDALGGQVDSIDPRIVFPTIKQFRIPIEYLANLLSAGDTKVIEGVLKKLVAMRSYMRSVNIQKSFDSNILESAGLTEQSARDMYELAAIAKYSDRYVIPSSHKEKVGDMYFGQGSTGYDYMEGCNDCSVSENNEDLYLYGEKYWSDIQHAQDGRQ from the coding sequence TTGAAAGTTAAAGCACAATTTGGAATGGTTATGAATTTAGATAAGTGTATTGGATGTCATACATGTAGTGTTACTTGTAATAATACATGGACAAATCGGCCTGGTGCTGAATATATGTGGTGGAACAATGTCGAAACAAAACCTGGCATTGGTTATCCTAAGGAGTGGGAAAATCAGGAAACCCATAAAGGGGGGTGGGAAGTAAGGAACGGAAAATTGGAGCTGAAGGCTGGTGGCCGAGCGAGTAAGCTTCTCAACATTTTTTACAACAAGGATTTGACACAAATTGATGACTATTATGAACCTTGGACTTACGATTATGAAACATTGATTAATAGTCCAGAGCGTGAGCATCAGCCTGTGGCACGACCGAAATCACAGCTAACAGGTGACTATATGGATATACAGTGGGGACCAAACTGGGAAGATGATTTAGCAGGTGTTCATATTACAGGTGAAAATGATCCTAATATACAAGGGATCGAGGACAAGATTAAGTTTGAATATGAACAATCGTTCATGATGTATTTACCACGCATTTGCGAACATTGTCTTAACCCACCTTGTGTATCATCATGTCCTTCTGGATCAATTTATAAAAGAGATGAAGATGGCATTGTCTTAGTTGATCAAGATTCGTGTCGGAGCTGGCGATTTTGTATGACAGGTTGTCCTTATAAGAAAGTATATTTTAATTGGAAAACGAAGAAGGCAGAAAAATGTACATTTTGCTTTCCGAGAATAGAAAGTGGGTTACCAACAATTTGCTCTGAAACGTGTGTTGGAAGACTTCGATATATAGGCCTAGTCTTTTATGATGCAGAACGTGTGAAAGAAGCTGCATCCGTAAGTGATGAGAAAAAGTTATATGAATCTCAGTTGGATATTTTCTTAGACCCACATGATCCGGAAGTGATACGCAATGCCATAAATGAGGGAATTCCAGAAGATTGGATTGAAGCTGCTCAAAGATCACCTGTGTATAAGTTAGCTATTGAGCAAAAGATTGCACTCCCACTTCATCCTGAATATCGTACGTTACCGATGGTTTGGTACGTTCCGCCACTAAGTCCGATGATGGATGCACTCGGTGGTCAAGTTGACTCAATTGATCCAAGAATTGTGTTTCCGACAATTAAACAATTTCGCATTCCAATCGAATATTTGGCTAATCTATTAAGTGCTGGAGATACAAAGGTTATAGAGGGTGTATTAAAAAAATTAGTGGCGATGAGAAGTTATATGAGAAGTGTAAATATCCAAAAATCATTTGACTCAAATATTTTAGAGTCAGCTGGCTTAACCGAACAGTCAGCTCGCGACATGTATGAGCTGGCTGCTATAGCGAAATATTCCGATCGATACGTTATACCCTCATCTCATAAAGAAAAGGTTGGAGATATGTATTTTGGTCAAGGGTCAACTGGTTATGACTATATGGAAGGGTGCAATGATTGTAGTGTAAGCGAGAATAACGAGGATTTATATTTGTATGGAGAAAAATATTGGAGTGATATACAGCATGCTCAAGATGGAAGACAGTAA
- a CDS encoding calcium-translocating P-type ATPase, PMCA-type translates to MVCVWYAKEVNDIATELDTNLDSGLSSIEAKQRLERNGPNEFKEQQESTLLQLLWGQINSALIYILLAAAIVSFIVGEISDAIVIFIVIGINAVIGIIQESKAEKALEELKKMSTPKAIVKRDGIIQEIPSKNIVIGDIVVIDTGRYIPADVRFFETVNLKVEESALTGESLPVEKNSACLSTNNIPLSIQQNMGFMSTLSTYGRGLGIVIGTGMDTEIGKIASLLREQKKSLTPLQKKLDELGKLLGFAAIIISMLVFLIGFFQERNVTEIFLIAVSLAVAAIPEGLPAIVTIVLALGVQRLIKKNAIVRKLPAVETLGSVSVICSDKTGTLTQNKMTVTKTFINGKYIDWSDLNVQSKSSNMLIKVMLLCNDASLYEKEQIGDPTEVALLAAGINFKYSKADFDHRFKRLYEIPFDSDRKLMTTVHHVNEDVLMLTKGALESILPKSTNILIDDQICTMSNDNRDDILEQAKEMANASLRVLAFAYKMITNEKKYDEIQEDQFIFIGLVGMIDPPRLDVKESIELCKKAGVKLVMITGDNHKTALAISKQLGIAEHEYETMTGQELDKLTALQLKSRILDTKVFARVSPEHKVRIVDALRSNGNIVAMTGDGVNDAPSLKKADVGVAMGITGTDVAKGASDIILTDDRFSTIVSAVKEGRNIYLNIKKSILYLLSCNLGEIVALVFGILMGWPAPLTAIHILWVNLITDTLPAIALGFEKGNADVMNHKPRDPKQRIITNKEIRYTLLNGLVIGIATLIAFSIGLNGEVSFLTEQSQSSAESIIRAQTMAFLTLSFAQLFHSFNLKHEKETIFQKGFFLNKYLIGAFIIGFGIQVLLVNIPFFHPFINLTYLSLEQWSIVIVISIIPIIVNEISKLLKNKYL, encoded by the coding sequence ATGGTTTGCGTGTGGTATGCAAAAGAAGTGAATGACATCGCTACTGAGTTAGACACAAATCTCGATTCAGGGCTATCTAGTATTGAAGCTAAACAACGACTAGAACGTAATGGGCCAAATGAATTTAAAGAGCAACAAGAATCAACTTTGTTGCAGTTGTTATGGGGACAAATTAATAGTGCTTTAATCTATATTCTACTAGCTGCAGCTATCGTTTCATTTATCGTCGGGGAGATTAGTGATGCAATCGTCATTTTTATTGTCATTGGTATCAATGCAGTAATTGGAATTATTCAAGAATCTAAGGCAGAAAAAGCATTGGAAGAATTAAAAAAAATGTCAACACCTAAAGCGATTGTGAAACGTGACGGCATCATTCAAGAAATCCCTTCCAAAAACATTGTTATAGGAGACATCGTCGTCATAGATACAGGACGTTACATTCCTGCAGATGTTAGGTTTTTCGAAACTGTAAACTTAAAGGTTGAAGAGTCTGCTCTAACAGGAGAGTCCCTTCCAGTTGAAAAAAACTCAGCGTGTTTAAGTACTAATAATATTCCTCTTTCAATTCAACAAAATATGGGATTTATGTCTACTCTTTCTACTTACGGAAGGGGATTAGGTATCGTAATAGGTACTGGCATGGATACAGAGATAGGCAAAATTGCTAGCTTATTAAGAGAGCAAAAAAAGTCGTTAACCCCCTTGCAGAAAAAATTAGATGAGCTTGGAAAACTACTAGGTTTTGCAGCAATTATCATTTCTATGCTCGTTTTTCTTATAGGTTTTTTTCAAGAAAGAAATGTAACAGAGATCTTTCTAATAGCTGTAAGCTTAGCCGTAGCAGCTATACCAGAAGGCTTACCTGCAATTGTAACGATTGTTCTAGCTCTTGGCGTTCAAAGACTAATTAAAAAGAATGCGATTGTAAGAAAACTTCCTGCAGTAGAAACATTAGGATCTGTTAGTGTCATATGTTCAGATAAAACTGGCACATTAACTCAAAATAAAATGACGGTTACTAAAACTTTTATTAATGGGAAATACATAGACTGGTCGGACTTGAATGTTCAATCAAAGTCCTCAAATATGTTAATAAAAGTCATGCTATTATGTAACGATGCATCATTATATGAGAAAGAACAAATAGGTGACCCTACTGAAGTAGCACTCCTTGCAGCAGGAATAAATTTCAAGTATTCAAAAGCTGATTTTGATCATCGTTTTAAACGATTATACGAAATACCATTTGACTCTGACCGAAAATTGATGACAACAGTGCATCATGTTAATGAAGATGTTCTTATGTTGACAAAAGGGGCTCTTGAGAGCATCCTTCCGAAATCAACTAACATCTTAATTGATGATCAGATTTGTACTATGTCAAATGATAACCGAGACGATATTCTTGAACAAGCTAAAGAAATGGCGAACGCTTCTCTACGCGTATTAGCCTTTGCTTATAAAATGATAACGAATGAGAAGAAATATGATGAAATTCAAGAAGATCAATTTATATTTATTGGACTCGTAGGTATGATTGATCCTCCGCGTTTAGATGTCAAAGAATCAATTGAGCTTTGTAAAAAAGCAGGCGTAAAGCTAGTGATGATAACTGGAGATAACCATAAGACTGCGTTAGCTATATCAAAACAATTAGGAATAGCTGAACATGAATACGAAACAATGACAGGTCAAGAGCTCGATAAGTTAACAGCGTTGCAATTAAAATCGCGCATATTAGACACTAAAGTGTTTGCTCGTGTTTCGCCTGAACATAAAGTGCGTATCGTTGATGCACTTAGATCTAATGGTAATATTGTAGCAATGACTGGAGATGGAGTTAACGATGCACCTTCACTCAAAAAAGCTGATGTAGGTGTAGCGATGGGGATAACGGGTACAGATGTAGCAAAAGGAGCATCGGATATTATTTTAACTGACGATCGCTTTTCAACAATTGTATCAGCAGTTAAAGAAGGTAGGAATATATATTTAAATATTAAAAAGTCGATCCTTTATTTGTTGTCGTGTAATTTAGGGGAAATTGTGGCGCTCGTTTTTGGTATTCTAATGGGTTGGCCAGCCCCTTTAACTGCCATCCATATTCTATGGGTAAACTTAATTACCGACACTCTTCCAGCAATTGCTCTTGGCTTTGAAAAAGGGAATGCTGATGTTATGAATCACAAACCTAGAGATCCGAAACAACGAATCATAACAAATAAGGAAATTAGATACACATTACTTAATGGATTGGTTATAGGTATTGCTACATTAATTGCCTTTTCAATAGGATTAAACGGTGAAGTAAGTTTTCTTACAGAGCAATCACAATCATCAGCTGAATCAATTATTCGCGCACAAACGATGGCATTTCTGACATTAAGCTTTGCTCAGCTTTTCCATTCTTTTAATTTAAAACATGAGAAAGAAACGATCTTTCAAAAAGGATTTTTCTTAAATAAATATTTAATAGGAGCTTTTATCATCGGGTTCGGAATACAAGTTCTATTAGTCAATATACCTTTTTTCCATCCATTCATTAACCTTACTTACCTATCACTAGAGCAATGGTCTATCGTTATTGTCATTTCTATCATACCAATTATTGTTAACGAAATTAGCAAGTTATTAAAAAACAAGTATCTTTAA
- a CDS encoding bifunctional 2',3'-cyclic-nucleotide 2'-phosphodiesterase/3'-nucleotidase: MKKSKKKLALSTALALSMTLPQMAPAVTHAAENEDIVKLRVMETTDIHVNLVNYDYYKDAEVQDFGLAKTATLIKQAREEAKNSLLFDNGDLIQGNPLGDYVAKVDVLEDGETHPVYKAMNLLDYDVGNIGNHEFNYGLDFLETSLKGSNFPYVNANVYIDDQDGDATNDENYFTPYLILDREVVDEDGETHTLKVGVIGFTPPQIMNWDKKNLEGKVIAKDIIETAEKFVPEMKEKGADIIVAIPHSGIGKATDEGMQENATFELSKVEGIDAILFGHSHSVFPSETYADIEGVDAETGKINGVASVMPGYWGNHLGLIDFTLEKKDGSWTVVDSQSSVQAIYDKESNTPLVDADQSIVDAVHEEHEGTIDWVNSPVGTTTAPINSYFALVQDDPSIQIVTNAQKWYVENYVQGTEYEGLPILSAGAPFKAGGRGGATYYTDVPAGEIAIKNVADMYLYPNTLQALLINGADVKEWLEMSAGQFNQIDASSTEEQELINVAFPTYNFDVIDGVSYQVDVTQPAKYDDKGNIVNPDASRIVNLQFEGKEVSSEQKFIVVTNNYRATGGGNFPGISADKVIIESPDENRQAIINYILDKQTINPSADMNWSFAPINSEVNVTFETSPEATKYIEGEKIAHIETLESGFAKFSIDLVGDQEGNNDNNDSDTESKQFTDVPENHWAKQYIDELTAMEIIKGKSATIFDPNANVTRAQFASLIVRSLGLTATNESPFTDVSAEQAAEITAAFEAGIVTGKTATIFDPSSSITREQAAAMLIRAYNVKMDTTHMPSTELSYSDASSIGDWAKDYVASANELGMMTGYLDGSFGPNNTASRAQAAKVIYMLLQQ, from the coding sequence ATGAAAAAATCTAAGAAAAAACTGGCACTTAGTACCGCTTTAGCACTTAGTATGACTTTGCCACAAATGGCACCAGCTGTAACTCATGCAGCTGAAAATGAAGATATCGTTAAGCTAAGAGTAATGGAAACAACAGATATACACGTAAATCTAGTAAACTACGATTATTATAAAGATGCAGAGGTTCAAGACTTTGGGCTTGCAAAAACAGCAACACTGATTAAGCAAGCACGTGAGGAAGCGAAAAACAGTTTATTATTCGATAATGGGGATCTCATTCAAGGAAATCCTTTAGGTGATTATGTCGCAAAAGTCGATGTGCTTGAAGATGGTGAAACACATCCTGTATATAAAGCGATGAACTTATTAGATTATGATGTTGGTAATATTGGAAATCATGAATTTAATTACGGTTTAGACTTTTTAGAGACAAGCTTAAAAGGTTCAAATTTTCCGTATGTAAATGCGAACGTATACATTGACGATCAAGATGGTGATGCAACAAATGATGAGAATTATTTCACACCATACCTTATTTTAGACCGTGAAGTAGTCGATGAAGATGGCGAAACACATACGCTTAAAGTAGGTGTCATTGGATTTACACCTCCTCAAATTATGAACTGGGATAAGAAAAATCTTGAAGGAAAAGTCATCGCAAAGGATATCATAGAAACTGCTGAAAAGTTTGTCCCAGAAATGAAAGAAAAGGGTGCTGATATCATTGTTGCCATCCCTCACTCAGGCATAGGGAAAGCAACCGATGAAGGAATGCAAGAAAACGCAACATTTGAATTAAGTAAAGTAGAAGGTATTGATGCAATTCTATTTGGACATTCTCATTCCGTCTTCCCGAGTGAAACATATGCTGACATAGAGGGTGTTGATGCTGAAACTGGTAAAATTAACGGTGTAGCATCTGTTATGCCTGGTTACTGGGGAAATCATTTGGGATTGATCGATTTCACACTTGAAAAGAAAGATGGTAGTTGGACTGTTGTAGATTCACAATCTTCTGTCCAAGCTATCTATGATAAAGAATCAAATACGCCATTAGTTGATGCAGATCAATCAATTGTTGACGCAGTGCACGAGGAACACGAAGGAACTATTGATTGGGTTAACAGCCCAGTAGGAACGACAACAGCACCAATTAATAGCTACTTTGCACTCGTTCAAGATGATCCTTCAATTCAAATCGTAACGAATGCACAAAAATGGTATGTCGAAAACTATGTTCAAGGTACTGAATATGAGGGTTTACCAATTCTTTCAGCAGGTGCACCTTTCAAAGCTGGTGGACGTGGAGGAGCGACTTATTACACTGATGTTCCAGCAGGAGAAATTGCGATTAAAAATGTAGCAGATATGTATTTATATCCTAATACGCTACAAGCCCTTCTTATTAATGGTGCGGATGTGAAAGAATGGCTAGAAATGTCAGCTGGACAATTTAATCAAATTGATGCATCTTCTACTGAAGAGCAAGAGTTAATTAATGTTGCATTCCCGACTTATAACTTTGACGTAATTGATGGTGTTTCTTATCAAGTCGATGTAACACAACCTGCAAAGTATGATGATAAAGGAAATATCGTTAATCCAGATGCAAGCCGTATCGTAAATTTACAATTTGAAGGCAAAGAAGTTTCAAGTGAACAGAAATTTATTGTTGTAACAAATAACTATCGAGCTACTGGTGGTGGTAATTTCCCTGGGATTAGTGCTGACAAAGTTATCATTGAATCACCGGATGAAAACCGCCAAGCGATAATCAATTACATTTTAGATAAACAAACAATTAACCCTTCAGCTGATATGAATTGGTCATTTGCACCAATTAATTCTGAAGTAAATGTAACATTTGAAACTTCTCCTGAAGCTACAAAATATATAGAGGGAGAAAAAATCGCTCATATTGAAACGCTTGAAAGTGGTTTTGCGAAATTCTCAATTGATTTAGTTGGAGATCAAGAAGGTAACAACGACAATAACGACAGTGATACTGAAAGCAAACAATTTACTGATGTACCTGAAAATCATTGGGCGAAACAGTACATTGATGAATTGACAGCTATGGAAATTATCAAGGGAAAATCTGCTACAATATTTGACCCGAATGCAAATGTCACTCGTGCTCAATTTGCATCATTAATTGTACGCTCTCTTGGTTTAACTGCTACAAATGAATCACCATTTACAGATGTTTCAGCTGAACAAGCAGCAGAAATTACTGCAGCGTTTGAAGCAGGCATTGTAACAGGTAAAACAGCAACAATATTTGACCCAAGTTCATCAATTACTCGTGAACAAGCTGCAGCTATGTTAATACGTGCTTATAATGTGAAGATGGATACAACACACATGCCATCTACAGAATTATCATATAGTGATGCAAGCAGCATTGGGGATTGGGCAAAAGATTATGTTGCCTCAGCAAATGAGCTAGGCATGATGACGGGTTACCTAGATGGTTCTTTTGGTCCAAACAATACTGCATCACGTGCACAAGCAGCAAAAGTTATTTATATGTTATTACAACAATAA
- the narI gene encoding respiratory nitrate reductase subunit gamma produces MSFWDQFWWLIYPYIVIAIFVLGHIYRYNTDQFGWSAKSSEFLEKKKLKWGSLLFHWGIIIVFFGHVAGLLVPKGFYDYVGISEEMYHFGAVWFGGAAGVATVVGGFLLFLRRITVRRILINSSKSDLVVLVVLGAVVLTGFTNTVGYTATGGEFDYREYIGPWIRGILMFRPTPELMIGAPFGFKIHIISAVALFAIWPFTRLVHVWSVPLTYLNRKYIVYRSMTKKG; encoded by the coding sequence ATGTCATTTTGGGATCAATTTTGGTGGTTAATATACCCTTATATTGTAATAGCCATATTTGTGTTGGGCCATATTTATCGGTACAACACCGATCAGTTTGGGTGGTCAGCGAAATCTAGTGAGTTTTTGGAAAAGAAGAAATTAAAATGGGGAAGTTTACTTTTTCACTGGGGAATTATTATCGTTTTCTTTGGCCATGTTGCAGGGTTGCTCGTTCCAAAGGGATTTTATGATTATGTTGGAATTTCAGAGGAAATGTATCATTTCGGGGCAGTGTGGTTTGGCGGTGCAGCTGGTGTAGCTACGGTAGTTGGTGGGTTTTTATTATTTTTGAGAAGGATCACAGTACGTAGAATTTTAATTAACAGTTCAAAAAGCGATTTGGTCGTGTTAGTTGTCTTAGGGGCGGTTGTTCTTACAGGTTTTACAAATACAGTTGGTTATACGGCAACAGGAGGAGAATTCGATTATCGAGAATATATAGGACCGTGGATAAGAGGGATTTTAATGTTTCGACCAACTCCTGAGCTGATGATAGGCGCACCGTTCGGGTTTAAAATACATATCATCAGTGCAGTAGCACTTTTTGCGATTTGGCCATTTACGAGGCTTGTACACGTGTGGAGTGTTCCTCTTACATATTTAAATCGCAAATATATTGTATATCGTAGTATGACTAAGAAGGGATAA